One genomic window of Muntiacus reevesi chromosome 4, mMunRee1.1, whole genome shotgun sequence includes the following:
- the CALCOCO1 gene encoding calcium-binding and coiled-coil domain-containing protein 1 yields MEESSLSRAPSRGGVNFLNVARTYIPNTKVECHYTLPPGTVPSASDWIGIFKVEAASVRDYHTFVWSLVPESVTDGSPIHASVQFQASYLPKPGAQLYQFRYVNRQGRVCGQSPPFQFREPRPMDELVTLEETDGGSDILLVVPKATVLQNQLDESQQERNDLMQLKLQLEGQVTELKSQVQELEKALAAARQEHAELAEQYKGLSRSHGELTEERDILSRQQGDHVARILELEDDIQTISEKVLMKEVELDRVRDTVKALTREQEKLLGQLKEVQTDKEESEAELQMAQQENRRLNLELQEAKGRQEEQSAQAQRLKDKVAQMKDTLGQAQQRVAELEPLKEQLRGAQELAASSQQKAALLGEELASAAGARDRTIAELHRSRLEVAGVNGRLAELSLHLKEEKSQWSKERAGLLQSVEAEKDKILKLSAEILRLEKAVQEEKTQSQVFKTELAREKDSSLVQLSESKRELTELRSALRVLQKEKEQLQEEKQELLEYMRKLEARLEKVADEKWSEDPATEDEEAAVGLSCPAALTDSEEDESPEDMRLPPYGLCESGDAGSSPAPGPREASPLVVISQPAPIAPQLSGPAEDSSSDSEAEDEKSVLMAAVQSGGEEANLLLPELGSAFYDMASGFAVGPLTEASTGGPATPPWKECPICKERFPAESDKDALEDHMDGHFFFSTQDPFTFE; encoded by the exons ATGGAAGAGTCATCACTAAGCCGGGCACCATCCCGGGGTGGAGTCAACTTTCTGAATGTAGCCCGAACCTACATTCCCAACACCAAGGTGGAATGTCACTACACACTCCCGCCGGGCACCGTTCCCAGTGCCAGCGACTGGATTGGCATCTTCAAG GTGGAGGCTGCCTCTGTCCGGGATTACCACACATTTGTGTGGTCTTTGGTGCCTGAAAGTGTTACTGATGGTTCTCCCATCCATGCCAGCGTCCAGTTCCAAG ccagctACCTGCCCAAACCCGGAGCCCAGCTCTACCAGTTTCGCTATGTGAACCGCCAGGGCCGGGTGTGTGGGCAGAGCCCCCCTTTCCAGTTCCGAGAGCCACGGCCCATGGATGAACTGGTGACCCTGGAGGAGACCGATGGTGGCTCTGACATCCTGCTGGTTGTTCCCAAGGCAACTGTGCTGCAG AACCAGCTGGATGAGAGCCAGCAAGAGAGGAATGACCTGATGCAGCTGAAGCTACAGCTGGAGGGGCAGGTGACAGAGCTGAAGAGCCAAGTGCAGGAGCTTGAGAAGGCTCTGGCCGCGGCCAGGCAGGAGCATGCGGAGCTGGCAGAACAGTATAAG GGGCTTTCCCGGTCCCACGGGGAGCTCACAGAAGAGAGGGACATCCTGAGCCGACAACAGGGAGACCATGTGGCCCGCATCCTGGAGCTGGAAGATGACATCCAGACCATCAGTGAGAAAGTGCTGATGAAGGAGGTGGAGCTGGACAG GGTTAGAGACACGGTGAAGGCCCTGACTCGGGAACAAGAGAAGCTGCTTGGGCAGCTGAAGGAAGTGCAGACAGACAAGGAGGAAAGCGAG gctgagctccagaTGGCACAGCAGGAGAACCGCCGCTTGAATTTGGAGCTGCAGGAGGCCAAGGGCCGGCAGGAGGAGCAGAGTGCTCAGGCCCAGCGACTGAAGGACAAGGTGGCCCAGATGAAGGACACCCTTGGCCAGGCCCAGCAGCGGGTG GCTGAGCTGGAGCCCCTGAAGGAGCAGCTTCGAGGGGCCCAGGAGCTTGCAGCCTCGAGCCAGCAGAAAGCTGCCCTTCTTGGGGAGGAGTTGGCCAGCGCAGCGGGAGCCCGGGACCGCACCATAGCCGAGCTGCACCGCAGCCGTCTGGAGGTGGCCGGAGTCAACGGCAGGCTGGCCGAGCTCAGTCTGCACTTGAAGGAGGAAAAAAGCCAGTGGAGCAAGGAGCGGGCAGGGCTGCTGCAGAGTGTGGAG GCGGAGAAGGACAAGATCTTGAAGCTGAGTGCAGAGATACTTCGACTCGAAAAggcagtgcaggaggagaagactCAGAGCCAAGTTTTCAAGACTGAGCTGGCCCGGGAAAAGGACTCTAGCCTG GTGCAGCTGTCAGAGAGCAAGCGGGAGCTGACAGAGCTGCGCTCAGCGCTGCGTGTGCTCCAGAAAGAAAAGGAGCAactgcaggaggagaagcag GAACTGCTGGAGTACATGAGAAAGCTGGAGGCCCGCCTGGAGAAGGTGGCCGATGAGAAGTGGAGTGAGGACCCTGCCACAGAAGACGAGGAGGCCGCCGTGGGGCTGA GCTGCCCAGCGGCTCTGACAGACTCAGAGGAGGACGAGTCTCCAGAAGACATGAGGCTCCCACCCTATGGGCTGTGCGAGAGTGGAGACGCGGGCTCCTCCCCTGCCCCGGGGCCACGAGAGGCTTCACCCCTGGTGGTCatcagccagccagcccccatcGCTCCCCAACTCTCAGGACCAGCTGAGGACAGTAGCTCAGACTCG GAGGCTGAAGATGAGAAGTCGGTCCTGATGGCAGCTGTGCAAAGTGGGGGTGAGGAGGCCAACCTGCTACTTCCGGAACTGGGCAGTGCCTTCTATGACATGGCCAG tGGCTTTGCTGTGGGTCCCTTGACAGAGGCCAGCACTGGGGGCCCTGCCACCCCGCCATGGAAGGAGTGTCCTATTTGTAAGGAGCGCTTCCCAGCTGAGAGTGACAAGGATGCCCTGGAGGACCACATGGATGGACACTTCTTCTTCAGCACCCAGGACCCTTTCACCTTTGAGtga